A portion of the Leptospira inadai serovar Lyme str. 10 genome contains these proteins:
- a CDS encoding DNA-binding protein: MDAEILTEKVATQSKKFLVDLKRNENGYYLKVSEWSNSKKSSIFIPAEGIGRMIEVLRKFQSLIEDGTLEEMDFPPAQN, translated from the coding sequence TTGGACGCCGAAATTCTGACCGAAAAGGTAGCCACTCAGAGCAAAAAGTTTCTGGTGGACCTAAAGCGGAATGAGAACGGATACTATCTAAAAGTTTCCGAGTGGTCCAATAGTAAAAAATCCTCGATTTTCATTCCAGCCGAAGGAATCGGCAGAATGATCGAAGTTCTTCGGAAGTTCCAAAGCCTCATTGAGGACGGAACGCTGGAAGAAATGGATTTCCCTCCGGCTCAGAATTAG